In Candidatus Hydrogenedentota bacterium, the following proteins share a genomic window:
- a CDS encoding YqaJ viral recombinase family protein: NMTQEEWRLLHANPLVLTASQVPAAVGADRYCTRYMLYHRKKGNLSWPDESLRFAVGHALEPVIADAFARETGYTVRDPGEYAAIQHPAHPWLWATPDIIAEIDGVDIPVEIKTTESFTEAAKSFSTGNTPLQYDVQIQMQMYIMNSPFAYAVCMRGLGSRGLDIVRVERDDELINGCVVAAHQFLGDIAAGREPEPGGTDADSDAIRHLYPADDGGTVTLDVDEWRERLERLEQAKREAKAINDVICEIENQLKAAIGDHTYAVCGDVSFSYRTQERKGYVVQPTIFRALRKVSKKENES; encoded by the coding sequence GGAACATGACGCAGGAGGAGTGGCGGCTCCTGCACGCGAACCCGCTGGTGTTGACCGCATCACAGGTCCCGGCGGCAGTAGGTGCGGATCGGTACTGCACGCGCTACATGCTGTACCATCGCAAGAAGGGCAATCTTTCATGGCCGGACGAATCGTTGCGATTCGCTGTTGGCCACGCGCTGGAACCGGTTATCGCGGATGCGTTCGCGCGCGAGACCGGCTATACGGTTCGCGACCCCGGCGAGTACGCGGCCATCCAGCATCCTGCTCACCCGTGGCTCTGGGCCACGCCGGATATTATCGCTGAGATAGACGGGGTGGATATCCCCGTCGAAATCAAGACGACGGAATCGTTTACGGAAGCGGCGAAATCGTTTTCGACGGGCAATACGCCGCTCCAGTACGATGTTCAGATCCAAATGCAGATGTACATAATGAATTCCCCGTTCGCCTATGCGGTATGCATGCGCGGCCTCGGATCGCGCGGGCTGGATATCGTCCGCGTGGAACGCGACGACGAACTGATAAACGGTTGCGTTGTCGCGGCCCATCAGTTTTTAGGCGATATTGCGGCTGGCCGCGAACCGGAACCGGGCGGCACGGACGCCGACTCCGACGCCATTCGACATCTGTATCCAGCCGACGACGGCGGCACGGTCACGCTCGATGTTGATGAATGGCGCGAACGGCTCGAACGGCTCGAACAGGCCAAGCGTGAAGCAAAAGCGATCAATGACGTGATCTGCGAGATTGAAAACCAGTTGAAGGCTGCCATCGGCGATCACACCTACGCCGTGTGCGGCGACGTGTCGTTTTCGTACCGGACACAGGAACGAAAAGGTTATGTTGTCCAGCCAACCATTTTCCGCGCGTTGCGGAAAGTATCAAAAAAGGAGAATGAATCATGA